One Littorina saxatilis isolate snail1 linkage group LG1, US_GU_Lsax_2.0, whole genome shotgun sequence genomic window carries:
- the LOC138977865 gene encoding uncharacterized protein, translated as MADVPYCDDHQEERVRYWCQACKRLVCRECKFTDCQRHTTRDIAKEAKEMRTTLKGKLRELQNSICKAEELLSEKRSSQDTFNQSVEDMKTNVKLRAGEVKRWMEELVTEKIRDIEKCAEQNASAELLSHIEVVNKRLKPLEEDKKSISWLLSENVESHEVLQQGLFLSQVSTAIDMDLPLHQTYVFIPDTSDVPWQKYLNRFIGGPTIAEARTQASGMVIALKMNLSYEVKALHVMRDKRVCVVFSENADSERDDTNIGTLTLVVSNYEREILLQKKLAENIKRPRLSSTSKHKVVVACTVTGAKEIVDVGSWSSDNDKHNQLKHYLCCVKVDSEKKTLTRKLSASRAEHYKIYQISMDSAKALFSVQTESPQTVVADEGGDYFAIIQNCEELLHTKARKRSSSGQRGSPQFAVAIFQNPNDTNAKPQQPLKTFPEEKIVFHPTDVCFYRNVGQNVLMVAENSGIYMISCEKGGGARKILSRESPLLQTRITALTTDFDGGLWIGCENGNILNWLSTDEVTNSHYRTPSCQDESSESGHWPDSDFTEDDTESETTIQDSTTSTNTDNTSTSMTDLSGSGGSNSTSKLHSQSNPNIAAVLSEIRRVHGREDWSLQADEERRLLQTYETPAEPEVVIMGRTEDIQPDDLKRKDTERPDNRSAKGSRKSSIQDPQDEDSSPRETGSPQLSETAQDRSGSSHVDRPYRNAKGQAASDIDGSPLDNSISPDCHRSEDDAESSGQRCPGNSNTVEANTSAPVPGSYGHENVFRPERESTVWSEGVLRRQSSMSRIITVSHTQPRHIAAGSEDKTFENELFEKFKQMRLRKEERSSKTDIESEHGAEQESVLHSDQGVEMRRAIPVTSLGPARHRSSPLDSAPFSGPGYRSLQRPSYPVGRLDNLRRDQAGLEGRRAERNLRIPPPISPKPKCPFKVPEKRE; from the exons ATGGCGGACGTTCCATACTGTGATGATCATCAGGAGGAACGAGTGAGATATTGGTGTCAGGCTTGTAAGAGACTGGTCTGCAGAGAGTGTAAATTTACCGACTGCCAGAGACACACAACAAGAGATatagccaaagaagcaaaagaaATGAGAACAACGCTAAAAGGGAAACTCAGAGAACTTCAAAATTCCATCTGTAAAGCAGAGGAATTACTTAGTGAAAAACGTTCTTCCCAAGACACTTTTAACCAATCTGTGGAAGATATGAAAACAAACGTGAAACTCCGAGCAGGAGAAGTAAAACGATGGATGGAAGAACTCGTGACAGAAAAAATACGAGATATTGAAAAGTGTGCAGAGCAAAACGCGAGTGCAGAATTGCTTTCACATATCGAAGTGGTAAATAAGCGCTTGAAACCCCTTGAGGAAGACAAAAAGTCAATAAGCTGGCTATTGAGCGAAAATGTAGAGTCCCACGAGGTTCTTCAACAAGGATTGTTCTTGTCACAAGTGTCAACAGCAATCGATATGGACCTACCACTGCATCAAACGTATGTCTTCATCCCGGACACATCAGATGTGCCATGGCAAAAGTATCTGAACAGATTTATCGGAGGCCCTACGATTGCAGAGGCGCGCACTCAAGCATCAGGAATGGTCATTGCCCTCAAAATGAATTTATCATATGAAGTGAAGGCGCTGCATGTTATGCGCGATAAACGGGTATGCGTTGTTTTTTCAGAAAATGCCGACAGCGAAAGAGACGATACAAATATTGGCACACTTACTTTAGTTGTCTCAAACTACGAAAGAGAAATACTCCTCCAGAAAAAGCTTGCGGAAAATATTAAGCGTCCACGGTTGTCATCTACTTCCAAACACAAGGTCGTCGTAGCCTGCACGGTCACTGGGGCCAAGGAAATTGTTGATGTTGGATCGTGGTCATCAGATAATGATAAACACAATCAATTAAAACATTATCTCTGCTGCGTCAAGGTAGACTCGGAGAAGAAGACACTTACTCGAAAGTTGTCAGCATCACGGGCTGAACACTACAAGATCTACCAAATCTCCATGGACTCAGCCAAAGCATTATTCAGTGTTCAAACAGAAAGTCCCCAAACTGTCGTTGCTGACGAAGGTGGAGACTACTTTGCGATCATCCAAAATTGCGAAGAATTGCTACACACAAAAGCAAGAAAGAGGTCATCGTCAGGACAAAGGGGTTCTCCCCAGTTCGCAGTTGCGATTTTTCAGAACCCAAATGACACAAATGCAAAACCACAGCAACCTTTGAAAACATTCCCCGAAGAAAAGATCGTCTTTCATCCGACTGACGTATGTTTTTACCGCAATGTCGGTCAGAATGTTCTCATGGTAGCAGAAAATTCGGGTATTTACATGATCTCCTGTGAAAAAGGCGGTGGTGCAAGAAAAATTCTCTCTCGAGAAAGCCCCTTGCTTCAAACACGCATTACAGCACTCACCACGGACTTCGATGGAGGACTGTGGATTGGCTGCGAAAACGGCAACATACTGAACTGGCTGTCTACAGACGAAGTGACCAACAGT CATTACCGGACCCCTAGTTGCCAGGATGAGTCCTCTGAATCAGGACACTGGCCTGACTCCGACTTCACCGAGGATGACACTGAAAGTGAAACCACAATTCAGGATAGCACGACAAGTACAAACACGGACAATACCTCAACGTCGATGACAGATTTATCCGGCTCTGGTGGTTCGAACTCAACGTCAAAGCTACATTCACAAAGCAACCCGAACATAGCTGCCGTCTTGTCAGAAATTAGAAGAGTGCATGGAAGAGAAGACTGGTCATTACAAGCAGACGAAGAACGACGCCTTCTGCAGACCTACGAAACACCTGCGGAACCTGAAGTTGTAATAATGGGCCGGACAGAGGACATACAGCCTGACGATCTAAAACGAAAGGATACAGAAAGACCAGACAACCGAAGTGCCAAAGGAAGCCGCAAATCATCCATCCAGGATCCCCAGGACGAGGACAGTTCACCCAGAGAGACAGGGAGCCCTCAGCTTTCCGAGACAGCACAAGACCGTTCAGGCAGTTCACACGTGGATCGG CCTTACCGAAACGCCAAAGGCCAGGCTGCATCTGACATTGATGGTTCCCCTTTGGACAATAGCATCTCACCAGACTGTCACCGCAGTGAGGATGACGCTGAAAGCAGCGGTCAACGTTGCCCAGGAAACTCAAACACAGTCGAAGCCAACACATCGGCTCCAGTGCCTGGTTCATATGGTCATGAGAACGTTTTTCGTCCGGAGAGAGAATCTACTGTTTGGTCAGAAGGAGTTCTAAGGCGCCAGTCATCTATGAGCAGGATCATAACTGTGTCACACACTCAACCCAGACATATTGCTGCTGGTTCTGAAGACAAAACCTTTGAAAACGAACTGTTTGAAAAATTCAAACAAATGCGGTTAAGAAAAGAAGAGCGGTCGTCAAAAACAGATATTGAAAGCGAACACGGTGCGGAACAAGAAAGCGTGTTGCATTCTGACCAAGGTGTCGAAATGCGGAGAGCCATTCCTGTCACAAGTCTTGGCCCTGCTCGACATCGTTCATCTCCCTTGGACTCGGCTCCCTTTTCTGGTCCCGGTTATCGTTCTTTGCAGCGACCAAGTTATCCCGTAGGCCGGCTTGACAATTTGAGAAGAGATCAGGCAGGACTTGAGGGCAGAAGAGCTGAGAGAAACCTTAGAATACCGCCACCTATATCCCCCAAACCAAAATGTCCCTTTAAAGTGCCGGAAAAAAGAGAGTAG